One window from the genome of Micromonospora aurantiaca ATCC 27029 encodes:
- a CDS encoding amino acid ABC transporter permease — protein MDPLSTLWETFFDWDSMREALPEMLTVGLPNTLTLAVSAALLGSVLGMLLAVAGISRTRWLRWPARVYTDVFRGLPAAATILLIGVGLAPLGMQVWGPNPYPLGVLALSLIAAAYLGEIFRAGILSVEAAQLEGARALGFSWGEAMRLVIIPQGVRRVLPAWVNQLIALIKDSSLVYFLGLLASQRELFRIGQDYAANTGNQSALLLAGLFYLVLTVPLTHAVNWLDRRLRQGRPAAPPEPDTEPADLTPSGKDPR, from the coding sequence ATGGATCCACTGAGCACGCTGTGGGAGACGTTCTTCGACTGGGACTCGATGCGCGAGGCGCTGCCCGAGATGCTCACCGTCGGGCTGCCCAACACGCTCACCCTGGCGGTCTCCGCCGCCCTGCTCGGCTCGGTGCTGGGCATGCTGCTGGCCGTCGCCGGCATCTCGCGTACCCGATGGTTGCGGTGGCCGGCGCGGGTCTACACCGACGTGTTCCGCGGCCTGCCGGCCGCGGCGACCATCCTGCTCATCGGCGTGGGCCTGGCGCCGCTCGGCATGCAGGTGTGGGGCCCGAACCCCTATCCGCTCGGCGTGCTGGCGCTGTCCCTGATCGCCGCCGCCTACCTCGGTGAGATCTTCCGGGCCGGCATCCTGAGCGTCGAGGCCGCCCAGTTGGAGGGCGCGCGGGCGCTCGGCTTCTCGTGGGGTGAGGCGATGCGCCTGGTGATCATCCCGCAGGGAGTACGCCGGGTGCTGCCCGCCTGGGTCAACCAGCTCATCGCGCTGATCAAGGACTCCAGCCTGGTCTACTTCCTCGGCCTGCTGGCCAGCCAGCGGGAGCTGTTCCGGATCGGGCAGGACTACGCGGCCAACACCGGCAACCAGTCCGCGCTGCTGCTGGCCGGGTTGTTCTACCTGGTGCTGACCGTGCCGCTGACCCACGCGGTCAACTGGCTGGACCGGCGCCTGCGGCAGGGCCGCCCCGCCGCGCCGCCCGAGCCCGACACCGAGCCGGCCGACCTCACCCCGTCCGGAAAGGACCCGCGATGA
- a CDS encoding 6-pyruvoyl trahydropterin synthase family protein → MFSVTVRDHMMVAHSFRGEVFGPAQRLHGATFVVDATFRRAELDDDGIVVDIGLATEQLKAVLAELNYRNLDDEPAFAGVNTTTEVLARTIADRLADAVHAGRLGEGARGLAGITVTLHESHIAWASYERSL, encoded by the coding sequence GTGTTCAGCGTGACCGTCCGGGACCACATGATGGTCGCCCACAGCTTCCGCGGCGAGGTCTTCGGCCCGGCGCAGCGGCTGCACGGGGCGACGTTCGTCGTCGACGCCACGTTCCGCCGCGCCGAGCTGGACGACGACGGGATCGTGGTCGACATCGGGCTGGCCACCGAGCAGCTCAAGGCCGTGCTCGCCGAGCTGAACTACCGCAACCTCGACGACGAGCCCGCCTTCGCCGGGGTGAACACCACCACCGAGGTGCTCGCGCGGACGATCGCCGACCGGCTCGCCGACGCCGTGCACGCCGGCCGGCTGGGGGAGGGCGCGCGGGGGCTCGCCGGGATCACCGTCACCCTGCACGAGTCGCACATCGCGTGGGCGAGCTACGAGCGGTCGCTCTGA
- a CDS encoding class I SAM-dependent methyltransferase, which yields MTTSLPPGFADWLRLREPADAAARSAELADAVRDRLPAGRPIVVHDLGSGTGSMARWLAPRLPGPQRWVLHERDADLLALARAGRLTAADGTEVSVTTRGSDVTRLTAADLADAHLITASALLDMLTAEEVERMAAACAGHPTLFALTVTGRAEFTPPDPLDGELTAAFNAHQRRTVDGRVLLGPDAVDVTVAAFRRHGVETLVRPTPWRLGPEQAELAAEWLTGWVDAAVEERPHLSGPAATYQKWRLTEAAAGRLEVVLHHADLLAG from the coding sequence ATGACCACCTCACTCCCGCCCGGCTTCGCGGACTGGCTACGACTGCGCGAGCCCGCCGACGCGGCGGCCCGCAGCGCCGAGCTGGCCGACGCGGTCCGCGACCGGCTGCCCGCCGGCCGGCCGATCGTCGTGCACGACCTGGGCAGCGGCACCGGCTCGATGGCCCGCTGGCTCGCGCCCCGGCTGCCCGGCCCGCAGCGCTGGGTGCTGCACGAACGCGACGCGGACCTGCTGGCGCTGGCCCGGGCCGGACGGCTCACCGCCGCCGACGGCACCGAGGTCTCGGTGACCACGCGTGGCTCCGACGTCACCCGGCTGACCGCCGCCGACCTGGCCGACGCCCACCTGATCACCGCGTCCGCGCTGCTGGACATGCTCACCGCCGAGGAGGTCGAGCGGATGGCGGCGGCCTGCGCCGGCCACCCGACGCTGTTCGCGCTCACCGTGACCGGACGGGCCGAGTTCACCCCGCCGGACCCGCTGGACGGCGAGCTGACCGCCGCGTTCAACGCCCACCAGCGTCGTACCGTCGACGGCCGGGTCCTGCTCGGGCCGGACGCCGTGGACGTCACGGTGGCCGCGTTCCGCCGTCACGGCGTCGAGACGCTCGTGCGGCCGACCCCGTGGCGGCTCGGCCCGGAGCAGGCGGAACTGGCCGCGGAGTGGCTCACCGGCTGGGTCGACGCGGCGGTCGAGGAACGACCGCATCTGTCCGGGCCCGCCGCGACGTATCAGAAGTGGCGGCTCACCGAGGCCGCCGCCGGCCGGCTCGAGGTGGTGCTGCACCACGCCGACCTGCTCGCCGGCTGA
- a CDS encoding extracellular solute-binding protein, which yields MTAHHPDPGSSRRRFLGLVGLGVAATATGPLLAGCSEKPAGSGTAQDLDAVSGLLPTRKDLPGAVKPDIVGTRPVPDGYTRYPANLVDAITDKPGTSGKQVTAMTPAWGPAPPGVAQSAYLQAVNAELGVPVNFTIQDGATYADKLNAMLGARDVPDLLCVPGWEVEKIPRFAEAIKVLFEDLTDHLKGDAAGAYPMLASFPTGAWRRAVWNERIMSVPNPTDGPFPWALFTRKDLLDARGLAVPANLDDLLAVAKQVTDPARKVWAFNDVFAMIQMFHKVPGHKGGWRVKPDGTPEFKYETPEFRRALEVMAKIYADGLVHPDIVASKGADAKQLFAKNGAIVFHQDGVGFWQGAQAEHQKTNPRLNIQPVPIFSATGGDPLVWGDDEPISYTFVKKGLGKDRVQELLRIINWCSAPLGSQEAQLRDFGVAGKHHTPSPNGPVKTDLAFKEIANQYFFISGRNPTIGPFPDTPRFVPDVLAYSNEMVKHMEPNPWAGVKLEMPAAYKANQVPTEDKFTDVLRGRRPLSDVDAIVAEWKANGGEEARKLLADSLPKEGR from the coding sequence ATGACCGCGCACCACCCCGACCCGGGCTCCTCCCGCCGCCGCTTCCTCGGCCTGGTCGGCCTCGGCGTGGCCGCCACCGCCACCGGCCCGCTGCTCGCCGGCTGCTCGGAGAAGCCGGCCGGCTCCGGCACCGCCCAGGACCTCGACGCCGTCTCCGGCCTGCTGCCCACCCGCAAGGACCTGCCCGGCGCCGTCAAGCCCGACATCGTGGGCACCCGTCCGGTGCCCGACGGCTACACCCGCTATCCGGCGAACCTCGTCGACGCCATCACCGACAAGCCCGGCACCAGCGGCAAGCAGGTCACCGCGATGACCCCCGCCTGGGGGCCGGCGCCGCCCGGAGTCGCGCAGAGCGCCTACCTCCAGGCCGTGAACGCCGAGCTGGGCGTGCCCGTCAACTTCACCATCCAGGACGGCGCCACGTACGCCGACAAGCTCAACGCGATGCTCGGCGCGCGGGACGTACCGGACCTGCTGTGCGTGCCGGGGTGGGAGGTGGAGAAGATCCCGCGCTTCGCCGAGGCGATCAAGGTGCTCTTCGAGGACCTGACCGACCACCTCAAGGGCGACGCCGCCGGCGCGTACCCGATGCTGGCGAGCTTCCCCACCGGGGCCTGGCGGCGCGCGGTCTGGAACGAGCGGATCATGTCCGTGCCGAACCCCACGGACGGGCCGTTCCCCTGGGCGCTGTTCACCCGCAAGGACCTGCTCGACGCGCGTGGCCTGGCCGTGCCGGCGAACCTCGACGACCTGCTCGCCGTGGCCAAGCAGGTCACCGACCCGGCGCGCAAGGTGTGGGCGTTCAACGACGTCTTCGCCATGATCCAGATGTTCCACAAGGTGCCGGGCCACAAGGGCGGGTGGCGGGTCAAGCCCGACGGCACCCCCGAGTTCAAGTACGAGACCCCGGAGTTCCGCCGCGCACTGGAGGTCATGGCCAAGATCTACGCGGACGGCCTGGTCCACCCGGACATCGTGGCCAGCAAGGGCGCGGACGCCAAGCAGCTGTTCGCCAAGAACGGCGCGATCGTGTTCCACCAGGACGGCGTCGGATTCTGGCAGGGCGCCCAGGCCGAGCACCAGAAGACCAACCCCAGGCTGAACATCCAGCCGGTGCCGATCTTCTCCGCCACCGGCGGCGACCCGCTGGTCTGGGGCGACGACGAGCCGATCTCCTACACCTTCGTCAAGAAGGGCCTCGGCAAGGACCGGGTTCAGGAACTGCTGCGGATCATCAACTGGTGCTCCGCGCCGCTGGGCAGCCAGGAGGCCCAGCTACGGGACTTCGGCGTCGCGGGCAAACACCACACCCCGTCGCCGAACGGTCCCGTCAAGACCGACCTGGCGTTCAAGGAGATCGCCAACCAGTACTTCTTCATCAGCGGCCGCAACCCCACCATCGGGCCGTTCCCGGACACCCCGCGCTTCGTGCCGGACGTGCTCGCGTACTCCAACGAGATGGTCAAGCACATGGAGCCCAACCCCTGGGCCGGGGTGAAGCTGGAGATGCCCGCGGCCTACAAGGCCAACCAGGTGCCCACCGAGGACAAGTTCACCGACGTGCTGCGCGGTCGCCGACCGCTGAGCGACGTGGACGCCATCGTCGCGGAGTGGAAGGCGAACGGCGGCGAGGAGGCCCGCAAACTGCTCGCCGACTCGCTGCCCAAGGAGGGCCGGTGA
- a CDS encoding carbohydrate ABC transporter permease, translated as MTTLIRRASGTRSRRPVWQEPPTPVGQGLKAVALTLLVAGVLFPLWVILVTSLSSRETIARAGGLVVVPRGIDTSAYETIFAGGAVTRALWISTLVTVIGTAIALTVTVLAAYGLSRPGSLGHRWLLAYFLIPFLVYPPLVPRYLVVTGLGLKDTIWALVLPPAISVFNLVVVRGFFQGIPSELLDSARIDGASDFRTLARIVLPLSRAVIAVVGLFYAVSYWNVWFDALLFIDRNDMYPIQRVLQSYLLAGQAPHTSGASSGVTMPPTEAIKMAVVVLTVAPIVAVYPFIQRHFVKGVLIGAVKG; from the coding sequence ATGACCACGCTCATCCGCCGGGCGTCCGGCACCCGATCCCGCCGGCCGGTGTGGCAGGAACCGCCCACCCCGGTCGGCCAGGGGCTCAAGGCCGTCGCGCTCACACTGCTGGTGGCGGGCGTGCTGTTCCCGCTCTGGGTGATCCTGGTGACCAGCCTCTCCTCCCGGGAGACCATCGCGCGGGCCGGCGGCCTGGTGGTCGTGCCCCGGGGGATCGACACGTCCGCGTACGAGACCATCTTCGCCGGTGGCGCGGTCACCCGGGCGCTGTGGATCAGCACGCTCGTCACCGTGATCGGCACCGCCATCGCGTTGACGGTCACCGTGCTCGCCGCGTACGGGCTGTCCCGGCCGGGCTCGCTGGGCCACCGCTGGCTGCTGGCGTACTTCCTGATCCCGTTCCTGGTCTATCCGCCGCTGGTGCCGCGCTACCTGGTGGTCACCGGGCTGGGCCTGAAGGACACCATCTGGGCGCTGGTCCTGCCGCCGGCGATCAGCGTGTTCAACCTGGTCGTGGTGCGCGGGTTCTTCCAGGGCATCCCGTCGGAACTGCTGGACAGCGCCCGCATCGACGGCGCGAGCGACTTCCGGACGCTCGCGCGCATCGTGCTGCCGCTGTCCCGCGCGGTGATCGCCGTGGTCGGCCTGTTCTACGCGGTCAGCTACTGGAACGTCTGGTTCGACGCTCTGCTGTTCATCGACCGCAACGACATGTACCCGATCCAGCGGGTGCTCCAGAGCTACCTGCTGGCCGGGCAGGCCCCGCACACCTCCGGCGCGAGCAGCGGGGTGACCATGCCGCCGACCGAGGCGATCAAGATGGCGGTGGTGGTGCTGACGGTCGCCCCGATCGTCGCTGTCTACCCGTTCATCCAGCGGCACTTCGTCAAGGGCGTGCTGATCGGCGCGGTGAAGGGCTGA
- a CDS encoding GTP cyclohydrolase II: protein MDETLPTATVRTRVTVPLRFPDGYVTTARVHTFHGLVDGREHLAFGLGEHAEADPPLVRPHSECLTGDVFGSQRCDCGPQLREAVERIAEAGGYLLYLRQEGRGIGLYAKLDAYALQDGGLDTYEANLALGRGADERDYTVAAQMLAALGVDRVALLSNNPDKAAQLERLGVTVADRVSTGVHLSPANAGYLAAKVTRADHALDLPFVP, encoded by the coding sequence ATGGACGAAACGCTGCCCACCGCGACGGTCCGGACCCGCGTGACGGTTCCGCTCCGGTTCCCCGACGGCTACGTGACCACGGCCCGCGTGCACACCTTCCACGGTCTCGTCGACGGCCGCGAGCACCTGGCGTTCGGGCTCGGTGAGCACGCCGAAGCCGACCCGCCGCTGGTCCGCCCGCACAGCGAGTGCCTCACCGGGGACGTGTTCGGCAGCCAGCGCTGCGACTGCGGCCCGCAGTTGCGCGAGGCGGTCGAGCGGATCGCCGAGGCCGGTGGCTACCTGCTCTACCTGCGGCAGGAGGGGCGCGGCATCGGCCTGTACGCCAAGCTCGACGCGTACGCCCTCCAGGACGGCGGCCTCGACACGTACGAGGCGAACCTGGCGCTCGGGCGCGGTGCGGACGAGCGCGACTACACGGTGGCCGCGCAGATGCTCGCCGCGCTGGGCGTGGACCGGGTGGCCCTGCTCAGCAACAACCCGGACAAGGCGGCGCAGCTCGAACGGCTGGGCGTGACGGTGGCCGACCGGGTGTCCACCGGTGTGCACCTGTCACCGGCGAACGCGGGCTATCTGGCGGCCAAGGTGACCCGCGCCGACCATGCCCTCGACCTGCCGTTCGTGCCGTGA
- a CDS encoding ABC transporter permease, protein MNEPAVLAGPERARPDAPAPPGRPPRRRPSRRRVPLRTRLRRDWQLLAMVVPGFLVLLIFSYLPIAGNVIAFQDYNPYLGDNPWQAFLHSDWIGFGQFQLLFDDPAFWDAFRNTLAITAFQLVFFFPLPILLAIALHNLMSSRLRGLIQTIVYLPHFFSWVLVVTFFVAMLGGAGLLAQSMREAGMQPWNVMTNPDTFIVLVTVEAVWKDVGWGTIVFLAALSTIDQNLYEAAAADGAGRWRRLWHITLPGLRPVIVLLLILRLGDALSVGFEQFLLQRDAVGRQAAEVLDTFVYHFSIATGNYGYGAAAGLFKAVIGLVLILAANRVAHMLGERGIYSKS, encoded by the coding sequence GTGAACGAGCCGGCCGTCCTGGCCGGGCCCGAACGGGCCCGGCCGGACGCGCCGGCCCCACCGGGCCGTCCGCCCCGCCGTCGCCCGTCCCGCCGCCGGGTGCCGCTGCGCACCCGGCTGCGCCGGGACTGGCAACTGCTCGCCATGGTGGTGCCCGGCTTCCTCGTGCTGCTAATCTTCAGTTACCTGCCGATCGCCGGCAACGTGATCGCGTTCCAGGACTACAACCCGTACCTGGGCGACAACCCGTGGCAGGCGTTCCTGCACAGCGACTGGATCGGCTTCGGGCAGTTCCAGCTGCTGTTCGACGACCCGGCGTTCTGGGACGCGTTCCGCAACACGCTGGCGATCACCGCGTTCCAGCTCGTCTTCTTCTTCCCGCTGCCGATCCTGCTGGCCATCGCGCTGCACAACCTGATGTCCAGCCGGCTGCGCGGCCTGATCCAGACGATCGTCTACCTGCCGCACTTCTTCAGCTGGGTGCTGGTGGTCACGTTCTTCGTCGCGATGCTCGGCGGCGCCGGGCTGCTCGCCCAGAGCATGCGCGAGGCCGGGATGCAACCGTGGAACGTGATGACCAACCCGGACACGTTCATCGTCCTGGTCACCGTCGAGGCGGTGTGGAAGGACGTCGGCTGGGGCACCATCGTCTTCCTCGCCGCGCTGTCCACCATCGACCAGAATCTCTACGAGGCCGCCGCCGCGGACGGCGCCGGCCGGTGGCGGCGGCTGTGGCACATCACGCTGCCCGGCCTGCGCCCGGTGATCGTGCTGCTGCTCATCCTGCGCCTGGGCGACGCGCTCTCGGTCGGCTTCGAGCAGTTCCTGCTGCAACGCGACGCCGTCGGCCGGCAGGCCGCCGAGGTGCTCGACACCTTCGTCTACCACTTCTCCATCGCCACCGGGAACTACGGCTACGGCGCGGCGGCCGGACTCTTCAAGGCCGTCATCGGGCTGGTGCTGATCCTGGCCGCGAACCGCGTGGCGCACATGCTCGGCGAACGAGGGATCTACTCGAAGTCATGA
- a CDS encoding RibD family protein: MTTRPYVLLSCAMSIDGYIDDATTERLLLSNDDDLDRVDATRAGCDAIMVGAATVRRDDPRLLVRSERRRAERVARGLPPSPVKVTVTGSGDLDPQARFFTAGDGLKLVYCPSGVVDKAREQVGAVSTVVDAGDPATPEAVVADLAGRGVARLMVEGGGSVHRQFLTAGLADELHLVVAPFFVGDGRAPRFVGDGHFPWHPGRRARVVEVRQIGDVVLTRYALSDRCPA; the protein is encoded by the coding sequence GTGACGACCCGCCCGTACGTGCTGCTCAGCTGCGCGATGTCGATCGACGGCTACATCGACGACGCGACGACCGAGCGGCTGCTGCTGTCGAACGACGACGACCTGGACCGGGTCGACGCGACCCGGGCCGGGTGCGACGCGATCATGGTGGGCGCGGCCACCGTCCGCCGCGACGACCCTCGCCTGCTGGTGCGCAGCGAGCGCCGGCGCGCCGAGCGGGTGGCGCGCGGGTTGCCGCCGTCGCCGGTGAAGGTGACTGTCACCGGCAGCGGCGACCTCGATCCGCAGGCCCGGTTCTTCACCGCCGGTGACGGGCTCAAGCTGGTGTACTGCCCGAGCGGCGTGGTGGACAAGGCCCGCGAGCAGGTGGGCGCGGTGTCCACGGTGGTGGACGCCGGTGATCCGGCCACTCCGGAGGCGGTGGTGGCCGACCTGGCCGGGCGCGGGGTGGCGCGCCTGATGGTGGAGGGCGGCGGCTCGGTGCACCGCCAGTTCCTGACCGCCGGCCTGGCCGACGAGTTGCACCTGGTCGTGGCGCCGTTCTTCGTGGGGGACGGGCGCGCGCCGCGCTTCGTCGGGGACGGCCACTTCCCGTGGCACCCGGGGCGCCGCGCGCGCGTGGTCGAGGTGCGCCAGATCGGCGATGTGGTCCTCACCCGCTACGCGTTGTCCGACCGCTGCCCGGCCTGA
- a CDS encoding amino acid ABC transporter ATP-binding protein: MTTTTSVSLAVRDVHLAFGAHRVLRGADLDVARGRAACVIGPSGSGKSTLLRTVNRLIEPDRGDVLLDGRSVLRDDPDALRQRIGMVFQQFNLFPHLSVLRNITLALRKLKKLSEDEAVALARAQLDLVGLAGKADARPAQLSGGQQQRVAIARALALRPQVMLFDEATSALDPELVKGVLAVMADLAAAGMTMVVVTHEMGFARSVADTVAFMDAGVVLEAGPPEAVFEAPEHPRLRRFLSQVL; the protein is encoded by the coding sequence ATGACCACCACGACCTCGGTCAGCCTGGCCGTCCGCGACGTGCACCTGGCCTTCGGCGCGCACCGGGTGCTGCGCGGCGCGGACCTCGACGTGGCCCGGGGCCGCGCGGCCTGCGTCATCGGCCCGTCCGGCTCCGGCAAGTCGACGCTGCTGCGCACCGTCAACCGGCTGATCGAGCCGGACCGCGGTGACGTGCTGCTGGACGGGCGCAGCGTGCTGCGCGACGACCCGGACGCGCTGCGTCAGCGCATCGGCATGGTGTTCCAGCAGTTCAACCTGTTCCCGCACCTGAGCGTGCTGCGCAACATCACGCTGGCGCTGCGCAAGCTCAAGAAGCTGAGCGAGGACGAGGCGGTGGCGCTGGCCCGCGCCCAGCTCGACCTGGTCGGCCTGGCCGGCAAGGCGGACGCGCGGCCCGCGCAGCTCTCCGGCGGCCAGCAGCAGCGCGTCGCCATCGCACGGGCGCTCGCGCTGCGCCCGCAGGTGATGCTGTTCGACGAGGCGACCAGCGCGCTGGACCCGGAGCTGGTCAAGGGCGTACTGGCGGTGATGGCGGACCTGGCCGCCGCCGGGATGACGATGGTCGTGGTCACCCACGAGATGGGGTTCGCGCGCAGCGTCGCCGACACGGTGGCGTTCATGGACGCGGGCGTGGTGCTGGAGGCCGGGCCGCCGGAGGCGGTGTTCGAGGCACCGGAGCACCCGCGGCTGCGGCGCTTCCTGTCCCAGGTGCTCTGA
- a CDS encoding glycosyltransferase family 4 protein: protein MTAVHVVLPGDIDDPADPSGGNAYDRHACRGLAARGWTVREHQVPGGWPHPGPRERADLAGLLGGLPDGVPVLLDGLVASTVPDVLAPHAARLRLVILVHLPIEGETEARSLAAATAVVATSAWTRDRLLDRYRLRPERVTVAPPGVDPAPVADGTPGGGRLLCVAAVTPVKGHDVLAAALTEMADLDWTCDWVGPTDRDRAFADRLRGRLTATGLAGRVRLTGPRTGPDLAATYAAADLLVQPSRRETYGMVVTEALARGVPVLASDTGGLPDTLGHAPGGERPGLLVPPGDPGATAAALRRWLTDPGLRDRLRRAARQRRHTLTGWPVTVDRLATALKEATAA, encoded by the coding sequence ATGACAGCCGTCCACGTGGTGCTGCCGGGCGACATCGACGACCCGGCGGACCCCAGCGGCGGCAACGCCTACGACCGGCACGCCTGCCGGGGCCTGGCCGCGCGCGGGTGGACGGTACGCGAACACCAGGTTCCCGGCGGCTGGCCACACCCGGGGCCACGGGAACGCGCCGACCTGGCCGGACTGCTCGGCGGGCTGCCCGACGGCGTCCCGGTGCTGCTCGACGGCCTGGTGGCCTCGACCGTGCCGGACGTGCTCGCCCCGCACGCCGCGCGGCTGCGCCTGGTGATCCTGGTGCACCTGCCGATCGAGGGCGAGACGGAGGCACGGTCGCTGGCGGCGGCCACCGCAGTGGTCGCCACCAGCGCGTGGACCCGCGACCGGCTGCTCGACCGCTACCGGCTGCGCCCCGAACGGGTGACCGTCGCGCCACCCGGCGTCGACCCGGCGCCCGTCGCCGACGGCACGCCCGGCGGGGGACGGCTGCTCTGCGTCGCGGCGGTCACCCCGGTGAAGGGCCACGACGTGCTCGCCGCCGCGCTCACCGAGATGGCCGACCTGGACTGGACCTGCGACTGGGTGGGTCCGACGGACCGGGACCGCGCGTTCGCCGACCGGCTGCGCGGACGGCTCACCGCTACCGGTCTCGCCGGCCGGGTCCGGCTCACCGGTCCGCGCACCGGACCCGACCTGGCCGCCACGTACGCGGCAGCCGATCTGCTGGTTCAGCCCTCCCGGCGGGAGACGTACGGGATGGTGGTCACCGAGGCGCTGGCCCGGGGCGTACCGGTGCTGGCGAGCGACACCGGCGGCCTGCCGGACACGCTCGGACACGCCCCCGGCGGCGAGCGACCCGGCCTGCTGGTGCCGCCGGGTGACCCGGGCGCGACCGCCGCGGCGCTGCGCCGCTGGCTCACCGACCCGGGCCTGCGGGACCGGCTGCGCCGCGCCGCCCGGCAGCGGCGGCACACCCTCACCGGCTGGCCGGTCACCGTGGACCGGCTGGCGACGGCACTCAAGGAGGCGACCGCGGCATGA
- a CDS encoding lysylphosphatidylglycerol synthase transmembrane domain-containing protein — protein sequence MRPRRARLNGAWVRPLLGLAVLAALVASVGTGPFLAGLRLIDAPALAAALGIGVITTVCCAWRWSLVAGGLGVRLPMRAAVAHCYRAVFLNSTLPGGVLGDVHRAVRHGRDAGDVARGVRAVVWERTAGQVVQVVIAVALLAAFPSPVRRYLPALAAVLAVVALALVLAARAVPRSGASRLARAARTAVADVRSGVLGRRTWAGVVVASTVVFAGHLATFVVAARTAGAEAPLSHLLPLTLLALLAMAVPLNVGGFGPREGVAAWAFASAGLTAAQGVATGTVYGALVLVASLPGAAVLLARRMPRREPGNCR from the coding sequence ATCCGGCCACGCCGGGCCCGGCTGAACGGAGCCTGGGTACGCCCGCTGCTCGGGCTGGCGGTGCTCGCCGCGCTCGTCGCCTCGGTGGGCACCGGCCCGTTCCTGGCCGGGCTGCGGCTGATCGACGCGCCGGCGCTGGCCGCCGCGCTCGGCATCGGCGTGATCACCACCGTCTGCTGCGCCTGGCGCTGGTCGCTGGTAGCCGGTGGGCTGGGCGTACGGCTGCCGATGCGCGCCGCGGTGGCGCACTGCTACCGGGCGGTCTTCCTCAACTCCACGCTCCCCGGCGGCGTGCTCGGCGACGTGCACCGGGCGGTACGGCACGGCCGCGACGCCGGGGACGTGGCCCGCGGCGTCCGGGCGGTGGTGTGGGAGCGCACCGCCGGGCAGGTGGTGCAGGTGGTCATCGCGGTGGCGCTGCTCGCCGCGTTCCCGTCGCCGGTGCGCCGGTACCTGCCGGCCCTCGCGGCCGTGCTCGCCGTGGTCGCGCTGGCGCTGGTGCTCGCCGCCCGCGCGGTGCCCCGCTCCGGGGCGTCCCGGCTCGCCCGGGCCGCCCGGACGGCTGTCGCCGACGTCCGCTCCGGGGTGCTCGGCCGCCGGACCTGGGCCGGCGTGGTGGTCGCCTCGACCGTGGTGTTCGCCGGTCACCTGGCCACGTTCGTGGTGGCGGCCCGCACGGCCGGCGCGGAGGCACCGCTGTCGCACCTGCTGCCGCTGACGCTGCTCGCCCTGCTGGCCATGGCGGTGCCGTTGAACGTCGGTGGTTTCGGGCCGCGCGAGGGAGTGGCCGCGTGGGCGTTCGCCTCGGCCGGGCTGACCGCCGCGCAGGGTGTGGCGACGGGCACGGTGTACGGCGCGCTGGTCCTCGTGGCCAGCCTTCCCGGCGCCGCGGTGCTGCTGGCACGGCGGATGCCTCGGCGCGAGCCCGGCAACTGTCGGTGA